The DNA window CTAAATATTCAGTTTATATTTCTATTATCATATCATTAATATTATTATCAGCCCTTTTGGAAAAAGAAAGCTGAATCTGATGTTGATGTAAATCAGTCTCTTGGCTGGGGTAGAAGTAGAAAGAGGGGGAAAATTTTGGTTATACAAGATACACAGGTAAATAAGAGAGACAGATCAAGTATTAATATACCAAACTTTCCATGTTAGCATTTAAAATGGAACAAGAAGTGTCTGCCCTGTTCTGGAAACTTACATTGACATGTCCATTCTGGATAAGTCTTGCAGAAAGTGTGATGAACGCTGTCAGGGAGACACAGAGCATGGCAGAGCTCAGGCACAGGTCGAAGGCTTGCAGTGTCAGGTGGTACTCTTCATAGTGCGGTGGGTCCACACAGACTGATGGGAATTTTGCATACGGAAAAGGAAAAGCAACTGCATAACCGAGGTAATTGATCCCTGCAATCCCTGAGAGTGAGTAGAAGCAATACGGGCCAAGGAGAGCAGAAACCAAGGCTACTGTAAAATGAAGTGGGCATCCCATCATGCTCAGAATCACAAAGGTGAAACTAGCTTCccactgaaaataaaacataaacagatGATTACTTTGGGAGCTCGATGTTTTAGAAGCTTCTTAGCAACACGAGGGAAAAAGAGAGGCTGCCTATT is part of the Bos indicus x Bos taurus breed Angus x Brahman F1 hybrid chromosome 1, Bos_hybrid_MaternalHap_v2.0, whole genome shotgun sequence genome and encodes:
- the TMEM212 gene encoding transmembrane protein 212 isoform X2, which translates into the protein MQHLYQSAGWVLITLGALSVFSGVIAFFPVFSCKFWFTGWSVWIACPIWNGVLAVTTGILLLLAHKEWTQRYLWEASFTFVILSMMGCPLHFTVALVSALLGPYCFYSLSGIAGINYLGYAVAFPFPYAKFPSVCVDPPHYEEYHLTLQAFDLCLSSAMLCVSLTAFITLSARLIQNGHVNGQKNGQ
- the TMEM212 gene encoding transmembrane protein 212 isoform X1, producing MQHLYQSAGWVLITLGALSVFSGVIAFFPVFSCKFWFTGWSVWIACPIWNGVLAVTTGILLLLAHKEWTQRYLWEASFTFVILSMMGCPLHFTVALVSALLGPYCFYSLSGIAGINYLGYAVAFPFPYAKFPSVCVDPPHYEEYHLTLQAFDLCLSSAMLCVSLTAFITLSARLIQNGHVNYTARRGPSTN